One window of Rubrivirga sp. SAORIC476 genomic DNA carries:
- the der gene encoding ribosome biogenesis GTPase Der: MALVAIVGRPNVGKSTLFNRLTEERKAIVDDQPGVTRDRLFGEVEWGGRTFDLVDTGGLVPRSAERFDAAIREQVMLTVEEADVILFVVDTLTGISDLDAEVAAMLRRAEQPVFVVANKADNTTRALDAAEFWSLGFEHMYPLSAVNGTGTGDFLDAVVAALPDEPEIDEEDTAPRIAFLGRPNVGKSSLANKLLGRTRSIVTEVAGTTRDAIDARLTLGEGEDAREVVLVDTAGLRKKARITENVEFYSTLRTERALQSCDVAVILIDGERGLESQDARVLREADQLKKGLVIVVNKWDLVADKETNTARDIEREMRERLGLLDFVPVVFASALTGQRAEKVLEVALAVFDERRKRVQTARLNEVVEKAVQRQSPPSWRGQYVKIKYASQVRDEPPVFAFFCNHPEGVKESYRRYLENRLREAFGFEGVPLTLSFKRK, translated from the coding sequence ATGGCCCTCGTCGCGATCGTCGGCCGCCCCAACGTGGGCAAGTCGACCCTGTTCAACCGCCTCACCGAAGAGCGCAAAGCCATCGTGGACGACCAGCCGGGCGTCACGCGCGACCGCCTGTTCGGCGAGGTCGAGTGGGGCGGGCGCACGTTCGACCTCGTCGACACTGGCGGGCTGGTGCCGCGCTCGGCCGAACGCTTCGACGCCGCCATCCGCGAGCAGGTCATGCTCACGGTCGAGGAGGCCGACGTGATCCTGTTCGTGGTCGACACGCTGACGGGCATCTCGGACCTCGACGCCGAGGTGGCCGCCATGCTGCGCCGCGCCGAGCAGCCCGTGTTCGTGGTCGCCAACAAGGCCGACAACACGACCCGCGCGCTCGACGCGGCCGAGTTCTGGAGCCTCGGCTTCGAGCACATGTACCCGCTCAGCGCCGTCAACGGCACCGGCACGGGCGACTTCCTCGACGCCGTCGTGGCCGCCCTCCCGGACGAGCCGGAGATCGACGAGGAGGACACCGCCCCGCGCATCGCCTTCCTCGGGCGCCCCAACGTGGGCAAGAGCTCGCTCGCCAACAAGCTGCTCGGCCGCACGCGCTCCATCGTGACCGAGGTGGCCGGGACCACCCGCGACGCCATCGACGCCCGGCTGACGCTCGGCGAGGGCGAGGACGCCCGCGAGGTGGTCCTCGTGGACACGGCGGGCCTCCGCAAGAAGGCGCGCATCACCGAGAACGTCGAGTTCTACTCGACGCTCCGCACCGAGCGCGCGCTCCAGTCCTGCGACGTGGCCGTCATCCTGATCGACGGCGAGCGCGGCCTGGAGAGCCAGGACGCCCGCGTGCTCCGCGAGGCCGACCAGCTCAAGAAGGGCCTCGTGATCGTCGTCAACAAGTGGGACCTCGTCGCGGACAAGGAGACCAACACGGCGCGTGACATCGAGCGCGAGATGCGCGAGCGGCTGGGCCTGCTGGACTTCGTGCCGGTCGTGTTCGCCTCCGCCCTGACGGGCCAGCGGGCCGAGAAGGTGCTGGAGGTCGCGCTCGCGGTGTTCGACGAGCGGCGCAAGCGCGTCCAGACGGCGCGGCTCAACGAGGTCGTCGAGAAGGCCGTCCAGCGGCAGTCGCCGCCGTCGTGGCGCGGCCAGTACGTCAAGATCAAGTACGCCAGCCAGGTGCGCGACGAGCCGCCGGTGTTCGCGTTCTTCTGCAACCACCCGGAGGGCGTCAAGGAGAGCTACCGGCGCTACCTCGAGAACCGCCTCCGGGAAGCATTCGGGTTCGAGGGCGTCCCGCTGACGCTGTCGTTCAAGCGGAAGTGA
- the msrA gene encoding peptide-methionine (S)-S-oxide reductase MsrA, with protein sequence MRRLLFLLALPAVVLATVAAGCGTSEPLPPAGPSVGMALDPALADTVVFAGGCFWCMEKPFEELDGVASVVSGFSGGTVANPTYDEVSRKTTGHYEVVEVIYNPQVVPFDTLLQVYWHNVDPFDDGGQFCDRGSPYRPAIFVRTPAERAAASATVAQVQEKFGLPVLVPVLDAAPFYAAEDYHQDFYRTNPAHYNRYRTGCRRDARLDQLWGDAAGHLGPAL encoded by the coding sequence ATGCGCCGTCTCCTGTTCCTCCTCGCCCTGCCCGCCGTCGTGCTGGCGACTGTCGCCGCCGGGTGCGGCACGTCCGAGCCGCTGCCGCCCGCCGGGCCGAGCGTCGGGATGGCGCTCGACCCCGCGCTCGCCGACACCGTCGTGTTCGCGGGCGGCTGCTTCTGGTGCATGGAGAAGCCGTTCGAGGAGCTGGACGGCGTCGCCTCAGTCGTCTCCGGGTTCTCTGGCGGCACGGTCGCCAACCCGACCTACGACGAGGTCTCCCGCAAGACGACCGGCCACTACGAGGTCGTGGAGGTGATCTACAACCCGCAGGTGGTCCCGTTCGACACGCTGCTGCAGGTCTACTGGCACAACGTCGACCCGTTCGACGACGGCGGCCAGTTCTGCGATCGCGGCAGCCCGTATCGCCCGGCCATCTTCGTGCGCACGCCCGCTGAGCGCGCCGCGGCCTCCGCCACGGTGGCGCAGGTGCAGGAGAAGTTCGGCCTGCCGGTCCTCGTGCCCGTCCTGGACGCGGCCCCGTTCTACGCCGCCGAGGACTACCACCAGGACTTCTACCGCACCAACCCGGCCCACTACAACCGGTACCGCACCGGCTGCCGCCGCGACGCGCGCCTCGACCAGCTCTGGGGCGACGCTGCCGGCCACCTCGGCCCCGCGCTCTAG
- the msrB gene encoding peptide-methionine (R)-S-oxide reductase MsrB, with the protein MKTVVLSLLAVTALVAVAGFVLFRPSAIDPMSDAALKDRLTRMQYYVTQKDGTEPPYANEYWNNTEPGLYVDVVDGTPLFASTTKYKSGTGWPSFWQPLDGAPVETKVDKSLFMTRTEVRSGSSDSHLGHVFEDGPEPTGLRYCLNSAALRFVPVADLEAEGLGEYAALFESGD; encoded by the coding sequence ATGAAAACCGTCGTTCTCTCCCTCCTGGCCGTCACGGCGCTGGTCGCCGTCGCCGGCTTCGTTCTCTTCCGACCCTCAGCCATCGATCCCATGTCCGACGCCGCTCTCAAGGACCGCCTCACGCGGATGCAGTACTACGTCACCCAGAAGGACGGCACCGAGCCGCCCTACGCGAACGAGTACTGGAACAACACCGAGCCCGGCCTCTACGTCGACGTCGTCGACGGGACGCCGCTCTTCGCCTCGACCACCAAGTACAAGTCCGGCACCGGCTGGCCGAGCTTCTGGCAGCCGCTCGACGGCGCGCCGGTCGAGACCAAGGTCGACAAGTCGCTCTTCATGACGCGGACGGAGGTCCGCTCCGGCTCCAGCGACTCGCACCTCGGCCACGTGTTCGAGGACGGCCCCGAGCCGACCGGCCTGCGCTACTGCCTCAACTCGGCCGCGCTCCGCTTCGTCCCCGTGGCGGACCTGGAGGCGGAGGGTCTGGGCGAGTACGCGGCGCTGTTCGAGAGCGGGGACTAG
- the msrB gene encoding peptide-methionine (R)-S-oxide reductase MsrB, with protein MTRLFSLLLLAAVAAPAFAQSSGWTKPSDAELRRQLSPIAYQVTQRDATERAGTSPLNDEHRAGIYVDVVSGEPLFSSRDKFESGTGWPSFTRPIRPNAVAERIDRSLGMPRTEIRSVRADSHLGHVFADGPRPTGLRYCMNGAALRFVPLDRMRIEGYAAYVGDVR; from the coding sequence ATGACTCGCCTCTTCTCCCTGCTCCTCCTCGCGGCCGTGGCCGCGCCCGCGTTCGCCCAGTCGTCCGGCTGGACGAAGCCGTCGGACGCCGAGCTTCGGCGCCAGCTCTCGCCCATCGCCTATCAGGTCACGCAGCGCGACGCGACCGAGCGCGCCGGCACGAGCCCGCTCAACGACGAGCACCGCGCGGGCATCTACGTGGACGTGGTCTCGGGCGAGCCGCTCTTCTCGTCGCGCGACAAGTTCGAGAGCGGCACCGGCTGGCCCAGCTTCACGCGGCCCATCCGCCCTAACGCCGTCGCCGAGCGCATCGACCGCTCGCTGGGCATGCCGCGGACGGAGATCCGGTCGGTGCGCGCCGACAGCCACCTCGGCCACGTCTTCGCCGACGGCCCCCGCCCGACCGGCCTGCGCTACTGCATGAACGGCGCCGCGCTCCGCTTCGTCCCGCTGGACCGGATGCGGATCGAGGGCTACGCCGCATACGTCGGCGACGTCCGGTAG